One stretch of Paenibacillus sp. FSL R5-0341 DNA includes these proteins:
- a CDS encoding TrkH family potassium uptake protein, which yields MKLNVQWMRLSPPRILVLGFAAIILVGTLLLMLPASSRNGDSLAFIDALFTATSAVCVTGLVVVDTGTHFSVLGQVVIAILIQIGGLGFMTMSTLVAIAFKRRISLRERLILQEAMNQSTMEGIVRLIRKVVIYSLILEGICGTLFAIRWSFDMPIGQAIYYGYWHAISMFNNAGFDMFGDFRSLTGYVYDPLVNFTAMFLIVSGGIGFVVLSDLVDYRKTRKLSLHSKVVLLMTGLLIVFGALVIFVFEFSNPRTLGGLNWGGKILGSFFQSVTPRTAGANTVDIAGLRQATQFFIIILMFIGASPGSTGGGIKTTTFMIMAGAVIAMMRGREDIVFFRYRLVQERIFKALTITLLALLFIIAVTMALSTTEEASFMMILFETTSAFGTVGLSLGLTLKLTTIGKLLICFTMFAGRLGPITLAYALGQKKGKELYRYPEGKMIIG from the coding sequence GTGAAACTGAATGTTCAATGGATGCGATTATCGCCACCACGTATTCTTGTGTTAGGGTTTGCTGCCATCATATTGGTAGGCACACTGCTATTAATGCTTCCGGCATCCAGCCGAAACGGTGATAGCCTTGCATTTATTGATGCGCTCTTTACGGCAACTTCGGCCGTATGTGTCACCGGTTTGGTTGTGGTCGATACAGGGACTCATTTTTCGGTGCTGGGTCAGGTTGTGATCGCGATTCTGATTCAGATTGGCGGACTTGGCTTCATGACGATGTCTACGTTGGTTGCCATTGCGTTCAAACGGCGGATCTCGCTTAGGGAGCGGCTGATTCTACAGGAAGCGATGAATCAGAGCACGATGGAGGGCATCGTTCGGCTGATTCGTAAAGTTGTGATCTACTCACTCATTCTCGAAGGCATATGTGGTACGCTCTTTGCCATTCGTTGGTCGTTCGACATGCCAATCGGACAGGCGATCTATTACGGTTACTGGCATGCGATCTCAATGTTCAACAATGCGGGCTTTGATATGTTTGGGGATTTCCGCAGTCTGACCGGATATGTATATGACCCGCTGGTGAATTTTACAGCCATGTTCCTGATTGTCTCTGGCGGGATCGGTTTTGTGGTGTTGTCAGACCTGGTGGATTACCGCAAAACGCGGAAGCTGTCTCTGCACTCCAAAGTTGTACTGTTAATGACTGGATTGTTGATTGTGTTTGGTGCACTCGTTATTTTCGTATTCGAATTCAGCAATCCCCGGACGCTCGGTGGTCTGAACTGGGGTGGCAAAATACTCGGTTCGTTCTTCCAGTCAGTTACACCGCGAACAGCAGGGGCCAATACGGTAGACATTGCTGGGCTCAGGCAGGCAACGCAGTTCTTTATCATCATTTTGATGTTCATCGGTGCTTCACCGGGCTCAACCGGAGGCGGGATCAAAACGACGACATTTATGATTATGGCTGGCGCAGTCATCGCCATGATGCGTGGACGTGAAGATATCGTATTTTTCCGCTATCGGCTCGTACAGGAAAGGATTTTCAAGGCGCTTACCATTACATTGCTGGCGCTCTTGTTCATCATAGCCGTAACGATGGCGCTGAGTACCACGGAAGAAGCCAGCTTTATGATGATTTTATTTGAAACGACATCGGCCTTTGGCACCGTGGGATTATCACTCGGACTAACGCTGAAGCTGACCACCATCGGGAAGCTCCTGATCTGTTTTACAATGTTCGCAGGAAGGCTCGGACCCATTACATTAGCGTATGCACTTGGGCAGAAAAAGGGTAAAGAGTTATACAGGTATCCGGAAGGCAAAATGATTATTGGATGA
- a CDS encoding TrkA family potassium uptake protein: MKTQQFAVIGLGRFGSSLAQELMELGYEVLGIDKNEEVVEDISELVTHAVVADATDEEVLRSLGIRNFDCCIVAIGDDIQTSILTAILLKELGVKTVVAKAISVLHGRALDKLGIDRVVYPERDMGIRVAHQLVTPNLLDYIELSNDYSIVEMKVPACLHNKTLSTLNARVRFGCSIVALQKEAGVIIAPTALDSLQMGDIMVIIGNNADIDRFEEEVISQES; the protein is encoded by the coding sequence ATGAAAACACAGCAGTTTGCAGTGATTGGGCTCGGACGATTTGGCTCCAGTCTGGCACAGGAATTGATGGAACTCGGCTACGAGGTGCTCGGGATCGATAAAAATGAAGAAGTCGTCGAAGACATAAGTGAATTGGTCACCCATGCCGTTGTAGCCGATGCCACAGATGAGGAAGTGCTGCGCTCCCTGGGGATTCGTAATTTTGACTGCTGCATCGTTGCCATCGGGGATGATATCCAGACGAGCATTCTCACCGCGATTCTGTTAAAAGAACTGGGCGTCAAGACGGTCGTGGCCAAGGCCATATCCGTCCTTCACGGACGAGCACTGGATAAACTGGGGATCGATCGTGTTGTTTATCCTGAGCGGGATATGGGCATTCGGGTTGCCCACCAGCTGGTCACCCCGAACTTGCTGGATTACATTGAACTATCCAATGATTACAGTATTGTCGAGATGAAGGTTCCCGCCTGTCTGCACAACAAAACCCTTTCCACCCTGAATGCACGCGTACGTTTTGGTTGCAGCATTGTGGCGTTACAGAAAGAAGCCGGGGTCATTATTGCTCCGACAGCACTGGACTCGCTTCAGATGGGGGATATTATGGTCATTATTGGTAATAATGCAGATATCGACCGATTTGAAGAGGAGGTTATCAGCCAGGAGAGCTGA